A genomic region of Deltaproteobacteria bacterium contains the following coding sequences:
- a CDS encoding beta-lactamase family protein produces the protein MGAIQQDVPNGRIAGTCDDRFAEVAREFARNFQERGEVGASVSLELHGETVVDLWGGVADPSTGRAWERDTVSIVFSCTKGATALCAHVLASRGLLDLDAPVKEYWPEFAVRGKERATVRMMLDHSAGVPVISAPLKPLGSADWDYMVAQLEAQEPFWKPGTRNGYHMINFGWTVGELVRRVSNKSLGAFFQSEIAQPLGIEFWIGAPESVEARVAPIAMYKPAPGEAPSEFVVKMLSERESIQGLSMLNLGFDANSRECHAAEIGGAGGISNARGLAGMYAPFACGGKLRGKTFVDAATLARMGEVAVATHEDATLLIPSRFGLGFMKSMDNRRRPSGDRDSAILSSAAFGHVGAGGSIGFADPREELSFGYSMNRMGKGILLNERGQSLVDAAYRALGYTTNAPGVWTKG, from the coding sequence ATGGGCGCGATTCAGCAAGACGTTCCGAACGGCCGCATCGCCGGCACGTGTGACGACCGCTTCGCCGAAGTTGCGCGCGAGTTCGCGCGCAACTTCCAGGAACGCGGCGAGGTCGGCGCGAGCGTGAGCCTCGAGCTGCACGGCGAGACCGTCGTCGATCTGTGGGGCGGCGTCGCAGACCCGAGCACCGGTCGCGCCTGGGAGCGCGACACGGTCAGCATCGTGTTCTCGTGCACGAAGGGCGCAACCGCGCTGTGCGCGCACGTGCTTGCGTCGCGCGGCCTGCTCGATCTCGACGCGCCGGTGAAGGAGTACTGGCCCGAGTTTGCGGTGCGCGGCAAAGAGCGCGCGACGGTGCGCATGATGCTCGACCACTCGGCGGGCGTGCCGGTGATCTCGGCGCCGCTGAAGCCGCTCGGGAGCGCGGACTGGGACTACATGGTCGCGCAGCTCGAGGCGCAAGAGCCGTTCTGGAAGCCGGGCACGCGCAACGGCTACCACATGATCAACTTCGGCTGGACCGTGGGCGAGCTCGTGCGGCGCGTCAGTAACAAGTCGCTCGGCGCGTTCTTCCAGAGCGAGATCGCACAGCCGCTCGGCATCGAGTTCTGGATCGGTGCGCCCGAGAGCGTCGAGGCGCGCGTCGCACCGATCGCGATGTACAAGCCTGCGCCTGGCGAGGCGCCGAGCGAGTTCGTCGTGAAAATGCTCAGCGAGCGCGAGTCGATTCAAGGCCTCTCGATGCTGAACCTCGGCTTCGACGCGAACTCGCGCGAGTGCCACGCGGCCGAGATCGGCGGCGCGGGGGGCATCTCGAACGCGCGCGGCCTCGCCGGCATGTACGCGCCCTTCGCGTGCGGCGGGAAGCTGCGCGGCAAGACCTTCGTCGACGCCGCCACGCTCGCGCGCATGGGCGAGGTCGCCGTCGCGACGCACGAAGACGCGACGCTGCTGATTCCGTCGCGCTTCGGGCTCGGCTTCATGAAGTCGATGGACAACCGCCGCCGCCCGAGCGGCGATCGCGACAGCGCGATCCTTTCGTCCGCCGCGTTCGGCCACGTCGGCGCGGGCGGCTCGATCGGCTTCGCGGACCCGCGTGAAGAGCTCTCGTTCGGCTACTCGATGAACCGGATGGGGAAGGGAATCCTGCTCAACGAGCGCGGCCAGTCACTCGTCGACGCCGCCTACCGCGCGCTCGGCTACACGACGAACGCGCCAGGCGTGTGGACCAAAGGCTGA
- a CDS encoding sulfotransferase family protein, whose product MSLEIIGTGFGRTGTLSLKHALQLLGWDPCYHMLEVAQNPGHAALWSEAHRGARTDWDALFARYRATVDWPSTALWRPLVDHFPNARVIHTQRPAAAWYASVKNTIYQVMKHPTPAQAPPAFHEQLAMAREVILRGTFDDRFEDEAHAIAIYEAHNARVKREIAPERLLVYEPGQGWEPLCKFLGVPVPARPYPKVNSTEDFRAGIRPRASAS is encoded by the coding sequence ATGTCCCTCGAAATCATCGGCACCGGCTTCGGACGCACGGGCACGCTCTCGCTGAAGCACGCGCTCCAGCTGTTGGGCTGGGATCCCTGTTACCACATGCTCGAGGTCGCGCAGAACCCAGGGCACGCGGCGCTTTGGAGCGAAGCGCATCGCGGCGCGCGCACGGACTGGGACGCGCTGTTCGCGAGGTATCGCGCCACGGTCGATTGGCCGAGCACCGCGCTGTGGCGTCCGCTGGTGGATCACTTCCCGAACGCGCGCGTGATTCACACGCAGCGGCCGGCGGCCGCGTGGTACGCGAGCGTCAAGAACACGATTTATCAGGTGATGAAGCACCCGACTCCCGCGCAGGCGCCGCCCGCGTTCCACGAGCAGCTCGCGATGGCGCGCGAGGTGATCCTGCGCGGCACCTTCGACGACCGCTTCGAGGACGAGGCGCACGCGATCGCGATCTACGAGGCGCACAACGCGCGCGTGAAGCGCGAGATCGCGCCGGAGCGGCTGCTCGTCTACGAGCCCGGTCAGGGCTGGGAGCCGCTCTGCAAGTTCCTCGGCGTGCCCGTGCCTGCGCGCCCATACCCGAAGGTGAACAGCACCGAAGACTTCCGCGCCGGCATTCGCCCGCGCGCGAGCGCGAGCTGA
- a CDS encoding glucose 1-dehydrogenase, whose translation MLDAKAISLAGKVAVVTGAGAGIGRAIAETFAACGAAVVIAERDAARAQEAVAAISARGGRALAHVGDVSQQAVADALARESIAAFGRIDVLVNNAGDWLGFSNPFLDSTDEQWRALFDANFGAALRCTRSLAPQMVARGEGGSIVNVTTIEAHRGIPGNVMYSAFKAATEGFARSLALELAQHRIRVNCIAPETTDTPQVPVMSWLPPEMKAHIPRWIPLGRFGTPDDLAGAALFLASDLSAWVTGTTLHVNGGALAAAGWYRTPRGGWTNMPIVTGGGLGG comes from the coding sequence ATGCTCGACGCGAAGGCGATCTCGCTCGCCGGCAAGGTGGCAGTTGTTACGGGCGCGGGCGCCGGCATCGGGCGCGCGATCGCGGAGACGTTCGCGGCGTGCGGGGCCGCGGTCGTGATCGCGGAGCGCGACGCCGCGCGCGCGCAGGAGGCCGTCGCCGCGATTTCGGCGCGGGGGGGACGCGCGCTCGCGCACGTGGGCGACGTGTCGCAGCAGGCGGTCGCGGACGCGCTCGCGCGCGAGAGCATCGCAGCGTTCGGGCGCATTGACGTGCTCGTGAACAACGCCGGCGACTGGCTCGGCTTCTCGAACCCGTTCCTCGACAGCACGGACGAGCAGTGGCGCGCGCTGTTCGACGCGAACTTCGGCGCCGCGCTGCGCTGCACGCGCTCGCTCGCACCGCAGATGGTCGCGCGCGGCGAGGGCGGCTCGATCGTGAACGTGACCACGATCGAGGCGCACCGCGGCATTCCCGGCAACGTGATGTACTCCGCGTTCAAGGCCGCGACCGAGGGCTTCGCACGCAGCCTCGCGCTCGAGCTCGCGCAGCACCGCATCCGCGTGAACTGCATCGCGCCGGAGACGACCGACACGCCGCAGGTGCCGGTGATGAGCTGGCTGCCGCCCGAGATGAAGGCGCACATCCCGCGCTGGATCCCGCTCGGCCGCTTCGGCACGCCCGACGATCTCGCCGGCGCCGCGCTGTTTCTCGCGAGCGATCTCAGCGCGTGGGTCACGGGCACGACGCTGCACGTGAACGGCGGCGCGCTCGCGGCGGCGGGCTGGTATCGCACGCCGCGCGGCGGCTGGACGAACATGCCGATCGTTACCGGCGGCGGGCTCGGGGGCTGA
- a CDS encoding NAD(P)H-dependent glycerol-3-phosphate dehydrogenase translates to MSLRVCVLGAGSWGTTVASIAAKRSPTTIWARREETAREINAAHTNARHLPKVELPYTLRATAALEEAVRDADVIAVGVPSHGQRAVLDEVKKHIRPWVPLVSLSKGLEQGTHKRMTEVIAEVLPNHRAGVLSGPNLAREIMSGMAAASVIAIDDDMIARQLQDVFHGGLFRVYTNRDVAGCEFGGALKNVIAIAVGMGDGLGVGDNTRSAVITRGLAEMTRLGCALGGKPETFAGLAGMGDLVATCISPQSRNRHVGEQLGRGRTIEEITAEMHMVAEGVKTTRVVLELAEKVGVAMPIAREVYGVLYEGRSARDAYRGLVRMRAGDEAEPG, encoded by the coding sequence ATGTCGCTGCGCGTGTGCGTGCTCGGCGCGGGCTCGTGGGGCACCACCGTCGCTTCGATCGCAGCGAAGCGAAGCCCCACCACGATCTGGGCGCGGCGCGAAGAGACGGCGCGCGAGATCAACGCCGCGCACACCAACGCGCGCCATCTGCCGAAGGTCGAGCTGCCCTACACGCTGCGCGCCACGGCCGCGCTGGAAGAAGCGGTGCGCGACGCCGACGTGATCGCGGTGGGCGTGCCGTCGCACGGGCAGCGCGCGGTGCTCGATGAGGTGAAGAAGCACATCCGCCCCTGGGTGCCGCTCGTGTCGCTCAGCAAGGGCCTCGAGCAGGGCACGCACAAGCGCATGACCGAGGTGATCGCGGAGGTGCTGCCGAATCACCGCGCGGGCGTGCTCTCGGGCCCGAACCTCGCGCGCGAGATCATGAGTGGGATGGCGGCGGCGAGCGTGATCGCGATCGACGACGACATGATCGCGCGCCAGCTGCAGGACGTGTTTCACGGCGGCCTGTTCCGCGTCTACACCAACCGCGATGTCGCAGGCTGCGAGTTCGGCGGCGCGCTGAAGAACGTCATCGCGATCGCGGTCGGCATGGGCGACGGCCTCGGCGTCGGCGACAACACGCGCAGCGCCGTCATCACGCGCGGACTCGCCGAGATGACGCGGCTCGGCTGCGCGCTCGGCGGCAAGCCCGAGACGTTCGCGGGCCTCGCCGGCATGGGCGATCTCGTGGCGACGTGCATCTCGCCGCAGAGCCGCAACCGGCACGTGGGCGAGCAGTTGGGGCGCGGGCGCACGATCGAGGAGATCACCGCCGAGATGCACATGGTCGCCGAGGGCGTGAAGACGACGCGCGTGGTGCTCGAGCTCGCCGAAAAAGTCGGCGTCGCGATGCCGATCGCGCGCGAGGTGTACGGCGTGCTCTACGAAGGCCGCAGCGCGCGCGACGCGTACCGCGGTCTCGTGCGCATGCGCGCGGGCGACGAGGCGGAGCCGGGGTGA
- a CDS encoding CusA/CzcA family heavy metal efflux RND transporter, whose product MLESIVRFALARRWLVLGATLAAAALGVQSFLRVPIDAVPDITNVQVQINTEAPGYAPVEAEQRITFPIETALGGLPRLQYTRSLSRYGLSQVTAVFEDGTDIYFARQLVNERLREAMSRLPAGIEPELGPIATGLGEIFMFTVEPEPRATAELDPTELRTLQDWVIKPQLRTVSGVTEVNSIGGFVKELHVTPQTARLVAHGLTFRDLLDAIAENNLGAGAGYIERNGEQYLVRAPGVLSSADDVRRIVVGHANGVPVRVGDVAEVALGRELRTGAATENGREVVLGTVFMLIGENSREVARRSAMKLAEINETLPPGVFARAVYDRTELVDRTIATVQRNLLEGALLVIAVLFLLLGNVRAALLTAFVIPLSMLLTFVGMAQGKISANLMSLGALYFGLIVDGAVIIVENCIRRLGEASRGRTDPLPLAERLAVVAEATRQVIRPSVFGVVIILIVYVPILALTGVEGKMFRPMALTVILALIAALVLSVTFVPAAIAVLLGGRVAEHTSPAFTAARSAYARVLDRVLRRPAPVIAGAVALLLGSLGLASRMGSEFIPSLDEGDVALHALRIPGTSLTQAVSMQRSLEGALRSLPEVETTFAKIGTAEVATDPMPPSVADGFVMLKERADWPNQRKPKDELVRELEAAVAALPGNNYEFTQPIEMRMNELIAGVRSDLAVKVFGDDLDVLRELGEEVAAVLERVPGAADVKAEPITGLPMLEIEVDREAIARFGLSQSDVHDVVRTAIGGSVAGQIFEGDRRFDIVVRLPEAARTDLAALDRIPIPLPRGPNRAAEFVPLSAVAKLAIGVGPNQISRENGKRRAVVTANIRGRDIGSFVAEAERRMREEVALPPGYWTSWGGQFEQLQSASRRLQLVVPLALLLIFGMLAAVFGSARSAALVFSGVPLAWTGGIVALAVRGIPLSISAGVGFIALSGVAVLNGIVMVSFIQELFREGRPAEEAAREGALTRLRPVLMTALVAALGFVPMAISTGAGAEVQRPLATVVIGGIVSSTLLTLVVLPVLVARMGLRRS is encoded by the coding sequence ATGCTCGAATCGATCGTTCGCTTCGCCCTCGCTCGGCGCTGGCTCGTGCTCGGCGCGACGCTCGCCGCGGCTGCGCTCGGCGTGCAGAGCTTCCTGCGCGTGCCGATCGACGCGGTGCCCGACATCACGAACGTGCAGGTGCAGATCAACACCGAGGCGCCGGGCTACGCGCCGGTGGAGGCCGAACAGCGAATCACCTTCCCGATCGAGACCGCGCTCGGCGGTCTGCCGCGACTTCAGTACACGCGCTCGCTCTCGCGCTACGGGCTGTCCCAAGTGACGGCCGTGTTCGAGGACGGCACCGACATTTACTTCGCTCGTCAGCTCGTGAACGAGCGGCTGCGCGAGGCGATGTCGCGCTTGCCGGCGGGCATCGAGCCCGAGCTGGGGCCGATCGCGACCGGTCTCGGCGAGATCTTCATGTTCACCGTGGAGCCCGAGCCGCGGGCGACCGCCGAGCTCGATCCGACCGAGCTGCGCACGCTGCAGGACTGGGTGATCAAGCCGCAGCTCCGCACGGTCTCGGGCGTGACCGAGGTGAACAGCATCGGTGGGTTCGTGAAGGAGCTGCACGTGACGCCGCAGACCGCGCGGCTCGTCGCGCACGGCCTCACGTTCCGCGATCTGTTGGACGCGATCGCAGAGAACAACCTCGGCGCCGGTGCGGGCTACATCGAGCGCAATGGCGAGCAGTACCTCGTGCGTGCTCCCGGTGTGCTGTCGAGCGCGGACGACGTGCGGCGCATCGTGGTCGGCCACGCGAACGGCGTGCCGGTGCGCGTCGGCGACGTGGCGGAGGTCGCGCTGGGTCGCGAGCTGCGCACCGGCGCGGCGACCGAAAACGGGCGCGAGGTCGTGCTCGGAACGGTCTTCATGTTGATCGGCGAGAACAGCCGCGAGGTCGCGCGACGAAGCGCGATGAAGCTCGCGGAGATCAACGAGACGCTGCCGCCCGGCGTCTTCGCACGGGCCGTCTACGACCGCACGGAGTTGGTCGATCGCACGATCGCAACCGTGCAGCGCAACCTGCTCGAAGGCGCGCTGCTCGTGATCGCGGTGCTCTTCCTGTTGTTGGGGAACGTGCGCGCCGCGCTGCTCACCGCATTCGTGATTCCGCTTTCGATGCTGCTGACCTTCGTGGGCATGGCCCAAGGCAAGATCAGCGCGAACCTGATGAGTCTCGGCGCGCTCTACTTCGGCTTGATCGTCGACGGCGCGGTGATCATCGTCGAGAACTGCATCCGGCGATTGGGTGAAGCCAGCCGCGGGCGCACGGACCCGCTGCCGCTCGCTGAGCGCCTCGCAGTCGTCGCCGAGGCGACGCGCCAGGTGATCCGCCCCAGCGTGTTTGGCGTCGTGATCATCTTGATCGTTTACGTGCCCATCCTCGCGCTCACCGGCGTCGAGGGAAAGATGTTCCGGCCGATGGCGCTCACCGTGATCCTCGCGCTCATCGCAGCGCTGGTGCTGTCTGTGACGTTCGTGCCCGCCGCGATCGCGGTGCTGCTCGGCGGGCGCGTCGCAGAGCATACGAGCCCCGCGTTCACAGCCGCGCGGAGCGCCTACGCGCGCGTGCTCGACCGCGTGCTGCGCCGCCCGGCGCCGGTGATCGCCGGCGCGGTCGCCTTGTTACTGGGCTCGCTCGGGCTCGCTTCTCGGATGGGGAGCGAGTTCATCCCGAGCCTCGACGAGGGCGATGTCGCGCTTCACGCGTTGCGGATTCCCGGCACGAGCCTCACGCAAGCGGTTTCGATGCAGCGGTCGCTCGAGGGTGCGCTGCGCTCGTTGCCGGAAGTCGAGACCACCTTCGCGAAGATCGGCACGGCGGAAGTGGCGACGGATCCGATGCCGCCGAGCGTCGCGGACGGCTTCGTGATGTTGAAGGAGCGCGCCGATTGGCCGAACCAGCGCAAGCCGAAGGACGAGCTGGTGCGCGAGCTCGAGGCTGCCGTCGCAGCACTGCCGGGCAACAACTACGAGTTCACGCAGCCGATCGAGATGCGCATGAACGAGCTGATCGCCGGTGTGCGAAGCGATCTCGCCGTGAAGGTGTTCGGCGACGACCTCGACGTCCTTCGCGAGCTAGGAGAGGAGGTCGCCGCGGTCCTGGAGCGGGTGCCAGGCGCAGCCGACGTCAAGGCGGAGCCGATCACGGGGCTCCCGATGCTCGAGATCGAGGTCGACCGCGAGGCGATCGCGCGCTTCGGACTGTCGCAATCGGACGTGCACGACGTGGTGCGCACAGCGATCGGCGGTTCGGTCGCGGGGCAGATCTTCGAAGGTGATCGCCGCTTCGACATCGTCGTGCGCTTGCCCGAGGCCGCACGCACCGATCTCGCCGCGCTCGATCGCATACCGATTCCGCTCCCGCGCGGCCCGAACCGCGCTGCGGAATTCGTGCCGCTCTCGGCGGTTGCGAAGCTCGCGATCGGAGTCGGGCCGAATCAGATCAGCCGCGAGAACGGCAAGCGGCGCGCCGTCGTCACCGCGAACATTCGTGGACGCGACATCGGCTCGTTCGTCGCAGAAGCCGAGAGGCGCATGCGGGAGGAGGTCGCATTGCCCCCGGGTTACTGGACCTCCTGGGGCGGACAGTTCGAGCAGCTTCAATCCGCGTCGCGGCGGCTTCAGCTCGTCGTCCCGCTCGCGCTGCTGCTGATCTTCGGAATGCTCGCCGCGGTGTTCGGCTCCGCACGCAGCGCCGCGCTCGTGTTCAGCGGAGTTCCGCTCGCGTGGACCGGAGGCATCGTCGCGCTCGCCGTGCGCGGAATTCCGCTCTCGATCTCGGCAGGCGTCGGCTTCATCGCGCTCTCTGGCGTCGCGGTGCTGAACGGGATCGTGATGGTCTCGTTCATCCAGGAGCTGTTCCGCGAAGGCCGCCCGGCGGAGGAAGCCGCGCGCGAGGGCGCGCTCACGCGCCTGCGCCCAGTGCTGATGACGGCTCTCGTGGCCGCACTCGGGTTCGTCCCGATGGCGATTTCGACCGGAGCCGGCGCCGAGGTGCAGCGCCCGCTCGCGACCGTGGTGATCGGCGGCATCGTGTCGTCGACGCTGCTCACGCTCGTGGTCTTGCCCGTGCTAGTCGCGCGGATGGGTCTGCGACGGAGCTGA
- a CDS encoding efflux RND transporter periplasmic adaptor subunit — protein sequence MMRSLALLLALLAIGCDGGHEHADEHDPGHGAEAAAAADYERGPHRGRWLESGDFAVELSIFEDGVPPEFRAYLYRKREPVDPAGVELSVTLRRLGDRVDRIRFAPRGAYLLGDLTVYEPHSFDAEVIARADGREHRFAFSTYENRVTITREHAEAAGIVVARARAETIRERIVLSGRISANEDALAHVMPRFAGVVRTVHKRLGDAVARGDLLASIESNESLHAFELRAPLAGTVIAKDVAPGEFVTTERALFEIADLSSVWVDLDVYRRDFARLRPGQPVWVDAGDGSPPVETKLAYLSPIGAASSQTLLARAVLANPDRSWRPGLFVTAQVEVGANEAPVAVTTGALQRVRDWDVVFLADGDVYEAQPVELGRSDGERVAITSGLEAGQSYVSAGSFLLKAEAGKSGASHDH from the coding sequence GTGATGCGCTCACTCGCGCTGCTGCTCGCGCTACTCGCCATCGGCTGCGATGGCGGCCACGAACATGCCGACGAACACGATCCCGGACACGGCGCCGAAGCCGCCGCTGCAGCCGACTACGAGCGAGGCCCGCATCGCGGCCGCTGGCTCGAGAGCGGCGACTTCGCGGTCGAGCTCTCGATTTTCGAGGACGGCGTACCGCCGGAGTTTCGTGCCTACCTCTACCGCAAGCGCGAGCCCGTCGATCCAGCCGGGGTCGAGCTCTCGGTCACACTGCGCCGCCTCGGCGATCGCGTCGATCGCATCCGCTTCGCGCCCCGCGGCGCGTACTTGCTGGGCGATCTCACGGTCTACGAGCCCCACTCTTTCGATGCCGAGGTGATCGCGCGCGCGGATGGGCGCGAGCACCGCTTCGCGTTTTCGACCTACGAGAATCGCGTCACGATCACTCGCGAGCACGCGGAGGCCGCGGGGATCGTCGTCGCGCGGGCTCGTGCGGAGACGATTCGCGAGCGCATCGTGCTGAGCGGGCGCATTTCGGCGAATGAGGATGCGCTCGCGCACGTCATGCCGCGCTTCGCGGGCGTCGTGCGCACCGTGCACAAGCGCCTCGGCGACGCCGTCGCGCGTGGCGACCTGCTCGCCTCGATCGAGAGCAACGAGAGCTTGCACGCGTTCGAGCTGCGCGCGCCCCTCGCGGGCACCGTGATTGCCAAAGACGTGGCGCCCGGCGAGTTCGTCACGACCGAGCGTGCGCTGTTCGAGATTGCGGACCTGTCGAGCGTGTGGGTCGACCTCGATGTGTACCGCCGCGACTTCGCGCGCCTGCGTCCCGGGCAGCCGGTGTGGGTCGACGCGGGCGATGGCTCGCCGCCCGTCGAGACGAAGCTCGCTTACTTGTCGCCGATCGGAGCCGCGAGCTCACAGACGCTGCTCGCGCGCGCAGTGCTCGCGAACCCGGATCGCTCGTGGCGCCCGGGTTTGTTCGTGACGGCGCAGGTCGAGGTCGGCGCCAACGAGGCGCCGGTGGCCGTAACGACCGGCGCGCTCCAGCGCGTGCGCGACTGGGACGTGGTCTTCCTCGCAGACGGGGACGTGTACGAGGCGCAGCCCGTGGAGCTCGGGCGCAGCGACGGCGAGCGCGTCGCGATCACGAGCGGTCTCGAGGCCGGTCAGTCGTACGTCTCTGCCGGCAGTTTTTTGCTCAAGGCCGAGGCCGGCAAGTCCGGCGCCAGCCACGACCACTGA
- a CDS encoding DUF4440 domain-containing protein translates to MKSRLVISLALLSFACTPSAPPAPPAPTEAEVRAAIEERNALFGETFASGDTAAIAALYTADGAALPPNGAIAAGPDALASLWGAVRASGVASATITSDEVFYAGGDIASEVGHAQLALADGTIADEAKFIVIWKKTDAGWRMHRDIWNSNRPAPTAPSSEAPAEAAPAPQPAP, encoded by the coding sequence GTGAAATCCCGCCTCGTGATCTCGCTCGCCCTGCTCAGCTTCGCTTGCACCCCGTCCGCACCGCCTGCGCCGCCCGCGCCGACGGAAGCCGAGGTGCGCGCCGCGATCGAGGAGCGCAACGCGCTCTTCGGCGAGACCTTCGCGAGCGGAGACACCGCGGCGATCGCCGCGCTCTACACCGCCGACGGCGCGGCGCTTCCGCCGAACGGCGCCATTGCCGCCGGCCCCGACGCGCTCGCCTCGCTCTGGGGCGCGGTGCGCGCTTCGGGCGTCGCGAGCGCGACCATCACGAGCGACGAAGTGTTCTACGCCGGCGGCGACATCGCGAGCGAGGTCGGCCACGCGCAGCTCGCGCTCGCGGACGGCACGATCGCGGACGAAGCGAAGTTCATCGTGATCTGGAAGAAGACCGACGCGGGCTGGCGCATGCACCGCGACATCTGGAACTCGAACCGCCCCGCGCCCACTGCGCCGAGCTCAGAAGCGCCTGCCGAAGCCGCGCCAGCGCCTCAGCCCGCGCCGTAG
- a CDS encoding HAD-IB family hydrolase — MRLHSDLTREILEGPSGPEIGALFDLDQTLVAGFSATAFLRERVTSGRISPKELSDTLAGALSFALGRTGFSGMLAGVVATYRGLSESVMREQAEDVFEKRLAKDIYPESRALVEAHRSKGHTLGIVSSALTYQVEPFARALEIPHVMCTRLEVEDGVFTGEVVKPTCWQEGKLHYAQILAEREGFDLAQSYFYTDSADDLPLLEGVGKPRALNSGSRLAGIARNRGWPIRRFTSRGRPDAEAIARTALAYGSVIPSVLVGMGVGFANRSQREGANVAVSAWSELATAFAGIELDVRGEEHLWSHRPAVFIFNHQSGVDAMLVAKLLRKDFAGIAKKEIQSVPILGQAFEFAGTVFIDRSDTQAAIEAMAPAVEALREGRSIAIAPEGTRSRTPRLGRFKKGAFHLAMQAGVPLVPIVFKNTLDVLPRGAIVMRPANVEAVVLPPIDTSAWTRDTLDAEIEAVRKQFLDVLGH, encoded by the coding sequence GTGAGACTTCACTCGGACTTGACGCGGGAGATTCTCGAAGGGCCGTCTGGCCCCGAGATCGGTGCGCTGTTCGATCTCGACCAGACGCTCGTCGCCGGCTTCTCCGCCACCGCTTTCCTGCGCGAGCGCGTGACCTCGGGACGCATCTCGCCCAAGGAGCTGAGCGACACGCTGGCTGGCGCGCTCTCGTTCGCGCTCGGGCGCACGGGCTTCTCGGGCATGCTCGCGGGCGTCGTCGCCACGTATCGCGGCCTCAGCGAGTCGGTGATGCGCGAGCAGGCGGAGGACGTGTTCGAGAAGCGGCTCGCGAAGGACATCTATCCCGAGTCGCGCGCGCTCGTGGAGGCGCACCGCTCGAAGGGCCACACGCTCGGCATCGTGTCGTCGGCGCTCACTTATCAGGTGGAGCCGTTCGCACGCGCGCTCGAGATTCCGCACGTGATGTGCACGCGCCTCGAGGTCGAGGACGGCGTGTTCACGGGCGAAGTGGTGAAGCCCACGTGCTGGCAAGAGGGCAAGCTTCACTACGCGCAGATCCTCGCCGAGCGCGAAGGCTTCGATCTCGCACAGTCCTACTTCTACACCGACAGCGCGGACGACCTCCCGCTGCTCGAAGGCGTGGGCAAGCCGCGCGCGCTGAACTCGGGCTCGCGGCTCGCGGGCATCGCGCGCAACCGGGGCTGGCCGATCCGCCGCTTCACGAGCCGCGGCCGCCCCGACGCCGAGGCGATCGCGCGCACCGCGCTCGCGTACGGCTCCGTGATTCCGAGCGTGCTCGTGGGCATGGGCGTGGGCTTCGCGAACCGCTCGCAGCGCGAGGGCGCGAACGTCGCGGTGTCCGCGTGGTCGGAGCTCGCGACGGCGTTCGCGGGCATCGAGCTCGACGTGCGCGGCGAAGAGCACCTGTGGTCGCACCGGCCGGCGGTGTTCATCTTCAACCACCAGAGCGGCGTCGACGCGATGCTGGTCGCGAAGTTGTTACGGAAGGACTTCGCCGGGATCGCGAAGAAAGAGATCCAGAGCGTCCCGATTCTCGGCCAGGCGTTCGAGTTCGCGGGCACCGTGTTCATCGACCGCAGCGACACGCAGGCCGCGATCGAGGCGATGGCGCCCGCGGTCGAGGCGCTGCGCGAGGGGCGCTCGATCGCGATCGCCCCCGAAGGCACGCGCTCGCGCACGCCGCGGCTCGGGCGCTTCAAGAAGGGCGCGTTCCATCTCGCGATGCAGGCGGGCGTGCCGCTCGTGCCGATCGTGTTCAAGAACACGCTCGACGTGCTGCCGCGCGGCGCGATCGTGATGCGGCCCGCGAACGTCGAGGCGGTGGTGCTGCCGCCGATCGACACCAGCGCGTGGACGCGCGACACGCTCGACGCCGAGATCGAAGCGGTGCGCAAGCAGTTCCTCGACGTCTTGGGTCATTGA